One segment of Tenrec ecaudatus isolate mTenEca1 chromosome 1, mTenEca1.hap1, whole genome shotgun sequence DNA contains the following:
- the LOC142440454 gene encoding vomeronasal type-2 receptor 116-like, which yields MSFKDCYQCMQPSVYTDGDLVLGGFLPLYTVVHDSEAQWKFFVTSPRKHVTFDVFNFQNYGYALIFRFAVEEINRNPLLLPNISLGVRLYNAFPSVVRTLESVLGWLSDKEPPIPNYTCQSHTKNMAVIAGIPSEFLEQAGALLELYRTPQISHGTFGPLLKTKDQFSSLYQISLNHSCLASGLVSLLIHFGWTWVSILVPDDPKGEKFLWDLRKEMNIRGVCAALIEKIPVTKIMYIPRDAKYLPRVLDSSANAFIIYGEISTLLTMALIDDYNFMTHKIWIIASQLDFSLISSFHLLDIFHGTLFFSHLNAEIPGFKDFFRTVTPSKYPEDVFLTRYWLFYFNCSLAGAVRGEIHECPPNASLESVTEHKIDTTVMKSTNDLYNAVHMVARALHDMVFMDEETRHQMEAEHPAFFPWQLHPFLKNAHLENSAGEHVSLNENRNCVSRYDIMNFLNFPGGLRLSMKVGEFTPQHRSGQGLMIQEELIEWPFGFTQTPHSVCTNSCDPGFIKITQDWKPFCCFDCIACPEGEMSNHTDSDTCMECPHSQYPNMERNRCVPKMVVFLAYDDPLGMALACTALGFSVITAVVLWVFVKHRDSAIVKANNRTLSYVLLLSLLLCFLCSLLFIGRPDTATCILRQITFGVVFTVAVSAVLAKTITVILAFKALTPGRTMRRLLLSGASNAVVPICSLIQLIICGVWLGTSPPFVDTDTHSEPRHIIIVCNKGSVPAFYCVLGVLGFLALGTFFLAYQARNLPDTFNEAKFLTFSMLVFCSVWVTFLPVYHSTQGKVMVAVEIFSILASSVGLLGCIFAPKCYVIFLHPDRNTSKGLRNKTCFEEK from the exons ATGAGCTTTAAGGACTGCTACCAGTGCATGCAGCCCAGTGTCTACACGGACGGGGATCTGGTGCTTGGGGGCTTTCTCCCTCTCTACACGGTGGTTCATGACTCAGAAGCCCAGTGGAAATTTTTTGTGACCAGTCCAAGAAAACATGTGACATTTGACGT gttcaacttccAAAATTATGGTTACGCTCTGATATTTCGTTTTGCCGTTGAGGAGATTAACAGGAATCCCCTCCTGCTCCCCAACATATCCCTGGGCGTCAGGCTCTACAATGCCTTTCCTAGTGTTGTCAGAACCCTGGAGAGCGTGCTCGGATGGCTGTCAGATAAGGAGCCCCCCATCCCTAATTACACCTgccagtcacacaccaagaacatGGCGGTCATTGCAGGAATCCCCTCTGAGTTCTTGGAGCAAGCCGGGGCACTGCTGGAGCTCTACAGGACCCCACAG aTATCCCATGGCACTTTTGGTCCTTTGTTGAAAACTAAGGACCAGTTTTCATCTCTCTATCAAATTTCCCTTAATCACAGTTGTCTGGCCTCGGGCCTGGTCTCCTTATTGATCCATTTTGGATGGACATGGGTTAGTATATTAGTGCCAGATGACCCAAAAGGGGAAAAGTTCCTTTGGGACCTTCGAAAAGAGATGAACATCAGAGGTGTCTGTGCGGCACTCATAGAAAAAATCCCTGTGACCAAGATAATGTACATCCCAAGAGATGCGAAGTACCTCCCAAGAGTCCTGGACTCATCTGCAAATGCATTCATCATTTATGGTGAGATCAGTACATTACTAACTATGGCTTTGATAGATGACTATAATTTTATGACCCACAAGATATGGATCATTGCATCTCAGTTGGATTTTTCTTTGATTTCAAGTTTTCATTTGTTAGATATTTTCCATGGGACTCTTTTCTTCTCACACTTGAACGCTGAGATACCTGGTTTCAAAGACTTTTTCAGGACAGTGACTCCTTCCAAGTACCCAGAAGACGTTTTCCTTACCAGATACTGGCTCTTCTATTTTAATTGCTCACTTGCAGGAGCTGTTCGTGGGGAAATTCATGAGTGCCCACCCAATGCCTCCTTGGAGTCAGTGACTGAGCATAAAATAGACACGACCGTCATGAAATCCACCAATGATCTCTATAATGCTGTCCACATGGTGGCCCGTGCCCTGCATGACATGGTTTTCATGGACGAGGAAACTAGGCACCAGATGGAAGCAGAACACCCTGCATTTTTCCCCTGGCAG CTCCACCCCTTCTTAAAAAATGCTCATCTGGAAAACAGTGCTGGAGAACATGTCTCCCTGAATGAGAACAGAAACTGTGTGTCACGATATGACATTATGAACTTTCTGAATTTTCCTGGTGGTCTTCGCCTATCCATGAAAGTCGGAGAGTTCACCCCCCAGCATCGAAGTGGGCAAGGTTTGATGATCCAGGAGGAGCTGATAGAATGGCCCTTTGGATTCACACAG ACCCCTCACTCTGTGTGTACCAATAGCTGTGACCCGGGATTCATAAAAATAACTCAGGATTGGAAGCCTTTTTGCTGTTTTGATTGTATTGCATGTCCAGAGGGAGAAATGTCTAATCACACAG ATAGTGATACATGTATGGAGTGTCCTCACAGTCAGTATCCCAACATGGAGAGGAACCGCTGTGTGCCCAAAATGGTGGTCTTCCTGGCTTATGACGATCCCTTGGGGATGGCTCTGGCCTGTACAGCTCTGGGCTTCTCTGTCATCACTGCAGTGGTCTTGTGGGTCTTTGTGAAGCATCGAGACTCCGCCATAGTCAAGGCCAACAACCGGACCCTCAGCTATgtcctgctcctctccctcctcctctgttTCCTCTGCTCCTTACTCTTCATCGGCCGTCCCGACACAGCCACCTGCATCCTCCGGCAAATCACCTTCGGAGTTGTGTTCACTGTAGCTGTTTCTGCTGTGTTGGCCAAAACCATCACTGTGATCCTGGCATTCAAGGCCTTAACACCTGGAAGAACCATGAGGCGGTTGCTGCTGTCTGGGGCTTCTAATGCTGTGGTTCCCATCTGCTCCTTGATCCAACTGATTATCTGTGGGGTCTGGCTGGGAACCTCTCCCCCTTTTgtggacacagacacacactcagagCCCAGACACATCATCATCGTGTGCAACAAGGGCTCAGTCCCTGCTTTCTACTGTGTCCTGGGCGTCCTGGGCTTCTTGGCCCTGGGGACATTTTTCTTGGCTTACCAGGCCAGGAACCTGCCTGACACCTTCAATGAGGCCAAGTTCCTGACCTTCAGCATGCTGGTGTTCTGCAGTGTCTGGGTGACCTTCCTCCCTGTCTACCACAGCACCCAGGGCAAGGTCATGGTGGCTGTGGAGATCTTCTCCATCTTAGCCTCCAGTGTGGGGCTTCTAGGCTGCATCTTTGCCCCAAAGTGCTATGTCATCTTCCTACATCCAGATAGGAACACATCAAAAGGGTTAAGGAATAAAACATGCTTTGAGGAAAAGTGA